The Bacteroidia bacterium DNA window ATTTTAAAACCTTATGAGATTAAAACTTTAATCAACTACGACGGTGAGTAGAAAATTTAAATATTTTTTAAAATAATTACCTCTAGCTTGTTTAAAAAGAGAAATGATACGACTTTAGTAGATAATGAAAAGAATTAAAATTATGTTTTTATGCACAGGGAACTCTTGTCGTAGTCAAATGGCAGAAGGCTTTGGTAAATACTTTGGTAAAAGTTATGTCGAGATTCACAGTTCAGGCATTGAAGCACACGGTATAAATAAAACAGCAATAAAAGTAATGGGTGAAATTGGGATTGATATTTCAAAAAATAGCTCAAATGAGATTGATGAAAACTTATTGAAAGAAATGGATTATGTAATCACCCTTTGTGCTGATGCAGAAAATAGATGCCCTCAAGTTCCACATAAAGTGGTCAAATTGCACTGGCCATTTGATGATCCTGCTAAACTTAAGGGGGATGAAGATCAAATAATTGAAAATTTTAGGCTAATTAGAGATTTAATTGGGAACCGAATCAAACTATTTTTCAACGAACTGCAAATTGGAGTTAATATTTAACTAACTTCGTAATTTTATAATACACCACTAGTGTCGATTGGTAACAAAAAACACACTGAAGATGAAGAAAATTGAAATATAGTTAAAGCTTTAGGGCGCTTGACATAAAGGGCCCTATAAAGTAAATTCAAGTTCGAGTTTGATGTGTACATCAAAAGATGGTCCCTTCGTCTATCGGTTAGGACGGGAGATTCTCAGTCTTCAAAGAGGGGTTCGATTCCCCTAGGGACTATAGATACCAGCCTTAAAAGGCTGGTATTTTAGTGTTTAACTAAACGCAAGGAAATATCTATGATAACAGCAGCAAATATAACATTAGCATACGGAACACAAACACT harbors:
- a CDS encoding arsenate reductase ArsC — its product is MAEGFGKYFGKSYVEIHSSGIEAHGINKTAIKVMGEIGIDISKNSSNEIDENLLKEMDYVITLCADAENRCPQVPHKVVKLHWPFDDPAKLKGDEDQIIENFRLIRDLIGNRIKLFFNELQIGVNI